The Achromobacter pestifer genome includes a region encoding these proteins:
- a CDS encoding ArnT family glycosyltransferase → MQLSARTMAAGLAAILGVRLLAMALVPFADTSEPRYAEIARLMAQTGDWITPWFAPGVPFWGKPPLGFWAEALSIRLLGLSEFSVRFPSLLATAATLAILHALGRRLYSVQAARWAVLAYASMFLPLVAAGAVLTDPFLALGVTLSMASFILARGPVAGFWRHGFFLGLAIGLLSKGPLAVVLVAGAIVPWMLWHGNVRASLRRLPWVAGSVMTAVLVLPWYVAAEIKTPGFIQYFIVGEHFLRFVDPGWTGDLYGSAHSRPYGAIWLDGIVASLPWGVFGVWLLARRWRGPARRAGRWLRRPRWTYLLAWGAATPLFFTFSGNILWTYALPALPPLALATGACLSRARAAAPARVATACMALGPIAVIVFCGLLLADPERLKTEKHLLARADTLMAPGEKLYFVDSLPFSARYYSRGAAGRVPLDGLAAVLPKDGRVFLAVEKADLRRAREQTGAALAPVYSSRRYTLVIAGTPAQP, encoded by the coding sequence TTGCAGCTGAGCGCCCGGACCATGGCCGCCGGCCTGGCGGCAATACTGGGCGTGCGCCTGCTGGCGATGGCCCTGGTGCCGTTTGCCGACACGTCCGAGCCGCGCTACGCGGAGATCGCCAGGCTGATGGCGCAAACGGGCGACTGGATCACGCCCTGGTTCGCGCCGGGCGTGCCGTTCTGGGGCAAGCCCCCATTGGGGTTCTGGGCCGAGGCGTTGTCGATCCGGCTGCTGGGACTGAGCGAATTCAGCGTCAGGTTCCCGTCCCTGTTGGCCACGGCGGCGACGCTCGCCATTCTTCATGCGCTGGGCCGCCGCCTGTACTCGGTGCAGGCGGCCCGATGGGCCGTGCTGGCGTATGCGTCCATGTTCCTGCCCCTGGTCGCGGCCGGGGCGGTGCTGACCGATCCGTTCCTGGCCCTGGGCGTCACGCTCAGCATGGCGTCATTCATCCTGGCGCGCGGGCCGGTGGCGGGGTTCTGGCGCCACGGATTTTTCCTGGGGCTGGCGATCGGCCTGTTGTCCAAGGGACCGCTGGCCGTAGTGCTGGTGGCGGGCGCCATCGTGCCCTGGATGCTCTGGCATGGGAACGTCCGGGCCAGCCTGCGGCGCTTGCCGTGGGTGGCGGGAAGCGTGATGACGGCGGTCTTGGTGCTGCCCTGGTACGTGGCGGCGGAGATCAAGACGCCGGGTTTCATCCAGTACTTCATCGTTGGCGAGCACTTCCTGCGCTTCGTGGATCCGGGCTGGACCGGGGATCTCTACGGATCGGCGCACAGCAGGCCCTACGGCGCCATCTGGCTGGACGGCATCGTGGCGTCGTTGCCCTGGGGAGTGTTCGGCGTCTGGCTGCTTGCGCGCCGCTGGCGCGGGCCGGCGCGGCGGGCCGGCAGATGGCTGCGCCGGCCGCGTTGGACCTATCTGCTGGCCTGGGGCGCGGCCACGCCGCTCTTCTTCACTTTCTCGGGCAACATCCTGTGGACCTACGCGCTGCCGGCCTTGCCGCCGCTGGCCTTGGCGACAGGCGCGTGCCTGAGCCGCGCCCGCGCTGCGGCGCCAGCGCGCGTGGCGACGGCCTGCATGGCGTTGGGGCCGATTGCGGTGATTGTCTTCTGCGGATTGCTGCTGGCTGACCCGGAACGGCTCAAAACGGAAAAGCACCTGCTCGCCCGGGCCGATACGCTGATGGCGCCGGGCGAAAAGCTCTATTTCGTCGATAGTCTGCCGTTTTCGGCGCGCTACTACTCGCGGGGCGCGGCCGGGCGGGTGCCGCTGGATGGCCTGGCGGCCGTGCTGCCCAAGGACGGCAGGGTATTCCTGGCGGTGGAAAAAGCGGATCTGCGGCGGGCGCGCGAGCAGACGGGCGCGGCGCTTGCGCCGGTCTATTCCAGCCGGCGCTACACCTTGGTGATTGCCGGCACGCCGGCACAGCCCTAG
- a CDS encoding aminotransferase class I/II-fold pyridoxal phosphate-dependent enzyme: MESMPLGPLAVPARYLDAQGQIPQFESVRQAREEMRVPAAAQAADVGAFVDAVGGLVFGDSRDGQDTRRFLTYPAASGTHALELGARLLARLAPARRVYLPTPSWSNHQRIFERAGFAVGSYPYFDAYARQLDVGRLVGFLCRLPEPAIIVLQASCHNPTGCDLSREQWDVVADVIKALGHIPLIDMAYQGLGDGLEQDNYGVAAMVRLGVFTLVAQSCSKIFQLSDARCGSLNAYCPTAQQALPLLQAFQGWNDPQTTIPPSLGIVARVLGQASLRKLWQDELAGMRNRVAAVRSALHKTLCRMSPAWDWSYLTSQRGFFSYDPALHPSETRGYDGRAIVSASGHLGISLITEGNLPEVASVIAQACTP, translated from the coding sequence ATGGAATCCATGCCCCTCGGCCCGCTGGCCGTCCCGGCCCGCTACCTGGATGCGCAAGGCCAGATCCCGCAGTTCGAAAGCGTGCGCCAGGCGCGCGAGGAAATGCGCGTGCCGGCGGCGGCGCAGGCCGCCGATGTCGGCGCCTTCGTCGACGCGGTGGGGGGCTTGGTATTCGGCGACAGCCGCGACGGCCAGGATACGCGGCGCTTCCTGACCTATCCGGCGGCCAGCGGCACCCACGCCCTGGAACTGGGCGCGCGCCTCCTGGCGCGGCTGGCGCCCGCGCGCCGCGTCTACCTGCCCACGCCCAGCTGGAGCAACCACCAGCGCATCTTCGAGCGGGCGGGGTTCGCAGTGGGCAGCTATCCCTACTTCGACGCCTACGCCCGGCAGCTGGACGTGGGCCGGCTGGTCGGTTTTCTGTGCCGGCTGCCCGAACCCGCCATCATCGTGCTGCAGGCCAGCTGCCACAATCCCACCGGCTGCGACCTGAGCCGCGAACAGTGGGACGTGGTCGCCGACGTCATCAAGGCGCTGGGCCACATCCCGCTTATCGACATGGCGTACCAGGGCCTGGGCGACGGCCTGGAGCAGGACAACTATGGCGTCGCCGCGATGGTCAGGCTGGGCGTCTTCACGCTGGTTGCGCAGTCGTGCTCCAAGATCTTCCAACTCTCGGACGCGCGTTGCGGCAGCCTCAACGCCTACTGCCCCACCGCGCAACAGGCATTGCCCTTGCTGCAGGCCTTCCAGGGCTGGAACGATCCGCAGACCACGATTCCCCCATCGTTGGGCATCGTCGCCCGCGTCCTGGGCCAGGCCAGCCTGCGCAAACTGTGGCAAGACGAGCTGGCCGGCATGCGCAACCGCGTCGCGGCGGTGCGCAGCGCCCTGCACAAGACGCTGTGCCGCATGTCCCCCGCCTGGGACTGGTCGTACCTGACGAGCCAGCGCGGCTTCTTCAGCTACGACCCGGCCCTGCATCCTTCCGAAACGCGGGGGTACGACGGGCGCGCCATCGTCTCGGCCTCCGGCCACTTGGGCATTTCGCTGATCACCGAGGGCAATCTGCCCGAAGTCGCCAGCGTGATCGCGCAGGCCTGCACGCCCTAG
- the cyoD gene encoding cytochrome o ubiquinol oxidase subunit IV: MSTITHPHSGAHGHGNAHGSLKSYIVGFLLSLALTLASFGAVMTDLVPREARIAALVVLCVVQLMVQLIYFLHLGGSKEQRENSGVFICTVLLIAIIVAGSLWVMHNANENMMPGHMSVDQAKHHQ, from the coding sequence ATGAGCACGATCACCCATCCCCACTCCGGCGCGCACGGCCACGGCAACGCGCACGGCAGCCTGAAAAGCTACATCGTCGGCTTCCTGCTGTCCCTGGCGCTGACCCTGGCGTCCTTCGGCGCCGTCATGACCGACCTGGTGCCGCGCGAGGCGCGCATCGCCGCGCTGGTCGTGCTGTGCGTGGTGCAGCTGATGGTGCAGCTGATCTACTTCCTGCACCTGGGCGGCTCGAAGGAACAGCGCGAGAACTCCGGCGTCTTCATCTGCACGGTGCTGCTCATCGCCATCATCGTCGCGGGTTCGCTGTGGGTCATGCACAACGCCAACGAGAACATGATGCCGGGACACATGTCCGTGGATCAGGCCAAGCATCACCAGTAA
- the cyoC gene encoding cytochrome o ubiquinol oxidase subunit III has protein sequence MSHLTLSGAAGAGDVHEEHHDDGSKTTMGFWIYLMSDCLIFAVLFATFAVLGNSTAGGPSGADLFHLPFVLGETMLLLISSFTFGVAMLGMQAGRKQQVMTWLGITFLIGVGFIVMELYEFSLLLNEGAGPSTSAYLSAYFTLVGTHGLHVSFGLLWILVMMHQVHRFGLDGIVTRRLSCLSMFWHFLDLVWICVFTFVYLREFV, from the coding sequence ATGAGCCATCTGACCCTGAGCGGCGCCGCGGGCGCCGGCGATGTCCACGAGGAACATCACGACGACGGATCCAAGACCACCATGGGGTTCTGGATCTACCTGATGAGCGATTGCCTCATCTTCGCCGTGCTGTTCGCCACTTTCGCGGTGCTGGGCAACAGCACCGCGGGCGGCCCCAGCGGCGCCGACCTCTTCCACCTGCCCTTCGTGCTGGGCGAGACCATGCTGCTGCTGATCAGCAGCTTCACCTTCGGCGTGGCCATGCTGGGCATGCAGGCGGGGCGCAAGCAGCAGGTGATGACCTGGCTGGGCATCACCTTCCTGATCGGCGTGGGCTTCATCGTCATGGAACTCTACGAGTTCTCGCTGCTGTTGAACGAAGGCGCCGGCCCCAGCACCAGCGCCTATCTCTCGGCCTACTTCACCCTGGTGGGCACGCACGGCCTGCACGTGTCGTTCGGCCTGCTGTGGATCCTGGTCATGATGCACCAGGTGCACCGCTTCGGCCTGGACGGCATCGTCACCCGCCGCCTGTCCTGCCTGTCCATGTTCTGGCACTTCCTGGACCTGGTCTGGATCTGCGTCTTCACCTTTGTCTACCTGCGCGAGTTCGTATGA
- the cyoB gene encoding cytochrome o ubiquinol oxidase subunit I, which produces MFGKLTLEAVPYHEPIIMGVMVVVTLLGLALAGAMTYYRKWGYLWREWITTVDHKRIGAMYIILALIMLLRGFADAIMMRAQQAMAVGDAAGYLPPHHYDQIFTAHGVIMIFFVATPLILGLMNVVVPLQIGARDVAYPLVNSLGFWLSAAGAVLVMISMFVGDFAATGWVAYPPLSGLQYSPTVGVDYYIWSLQISGLGTTLSGINFVVTILRMRAPGMNLMKMPVFTWTALITNILIVAVFPVLTATLALLTMDRYFDMHFFTNELGGNAMMYINLIWIWGHPEVYILILPAFGAFSEIISTFSRKPLFGYKSMVYATSSIGILSFFVWLHHFFTMGSGANVNAFFGIMTSIISIPTGVKLFNWLFTMFRGRIRYHSATLWTIGFMVTFAIGGMTGVLLAVPGADFVLHNSLFLVAHFHNVIIGGVVFGCLAGLTFWFPKVYGFTLNEFWGKTSFWCWLVGFFLAFMPLYILGFKGMTRRMNSYPHADWQPYLIVALIGAIIIGLGILAFFIQLVVSIKNRHQNRDLTGDPWDARSLEWATASPVPSYNFAVTPQITSLEQHWDNKQAGRAYVRPAKYEPIHMPRNTSAGFMISMWGMLLCFALVWHMWAIAGGSLVAIIITFVARSYDRDVDFYIPVAEVERIENAHYAKLQEAA; this is translated from the coding sequence ATGTTCGGCAAACTGACCCTAGAGGCGGTCCCCTATCACGAACCCATCATCATGGGCGTGATGGTGGTCGTCACCCTACTCGGACTGGCCCTGGCGGGCGCCATGACGTACTACCGCAAGTGGGGGTACCTCTGGCGAGAATGGATCACCACCGTGGACCACAAGCGCATCGGCGCGATGTACATCATCCTGGCGCTGATCATGCTGCTGCGCGGCTTCGCCGACGCCATCATGATGCGCGCCCAGCAGGCCATGGCCGTGGGCGACGCCGCCGGCTACCTGCCGCCGCACCACTATGACCAGATCTTCACGGCGCACGGCGTCATCATGATCTTCTTCGTGGCCACGCCCCTGATCCTGGGACTGATGAACGTGGTGGTGCCGCTGCAGATCGGCGCGCGCGACGTGGCCTATCCGCTGGTCAACTCGCTGGGCTTCTGGCTGTCGGCCGCGGGCGCGGTCCTGGTCATGATCTCGATGTTCGTGGGCGACTTCGCCGCCACGGGCTGGGTCGCGTATCCACCACTATCAGGGCTGCAATACAGTCCAACCGTGGGGGTCGACTACTACATCTGGTCATTGCAGATATCGGGCCTGGGCACGACCCTGTCGGGCATCAACTTCGTCGTGACCATCCTGCGCATGCGTGCGCCGGGCATGAACCTGATGAAGATGCCGGTGTTCACGTGGACCGCGCTGATCACCAACATCCTGATCGTGGCGGTGTTCCCCGTGCTGACGGCGACCCTGGCGCTGCTGACGATGGACCGGTACTTCGACATGCATTTCTTCACCAACGAGCTTGGTGGAAACGCGATGATGTACATCAACCTGATCTGGATCTGGGGCCACCCGGAGGTCTACATCCTGATCCTGCCGGCCTTCGGCGCGTTCTCGGAGATCATCTCCACGTTCTCGCGCAAGCCGCTGTTCGGCTACAAGTCGATGGTGTACGCGACCTCGTCGATCGGCATCCTGTCCTTCTTCGTCTGGCTGCACCACTTCTTCACCATGGGCTCGGGCGCCAACGTGAACGCCTTCTTCGGCATCATGACCTCGATCATTTCGATTCCGACGGGCGTGAAGCTGTTCAACTGGCTGTTCACCATGTTCCGCGGCCGCATCCGCTACCACTCCGCCACGCTGTGGACGATAGGCTTCATGGTCACGTTCGCCATCGGTGGCATGACCGGCGTGCTGCTGGCCGTGCCGGGCGCGGACTTCGTGCTGCACAACAGCCTGTTCCTGGTGGCGCACTTCCATAACGTCATCATCGGCGGCGTGGTGTTCGGCTGCCTGGCGGGCCTGACCTTCTGGTTCCCCAAGGTCTACGGCTTCACGCTCAACGAATTCTGGGGCAAGACCTCGTTCTGGTGCTGGCTGGTGGGCTTTTTCCTGGCCTTCATGCCGCTGTACATCCTGGGCTTCAAGGGCATGACGCGCCGCATGAACAGCTACCCGCACGCGGACTGGCAGCCCTACCTGATCGTGGCGCTGATCGGCGCGATCATCATCGGCCTGGGCATCCTGGCGTTCTTCATCCAGCTTGTGGTCAGCATCAAGAACCGCCACCAGAACCGCGACCTGACCGGCGACCCCTGGGACGCGCGCAGCCTGGAATGGGCCACCGCTTCGCCGGTGCCGTCCTACAACTTCGCCGTGACGCCGCAGATCACCTCGCTGGAGCAGCACTGGGACAACAAGCAGGCCGGCCGCGCCTATGTGCGCCCCGCCAAGTACGAACCCATCCACATGCCGCGCAACACCTCCGCCGGTTTCATGATTTCCATGTGGGGCATGCTGCTGTGCTTCGCGCTCGTCTGGCACATGTGGGCGATCGCGGGCGGCAGCCTGGTCGCCATCATCATCACCTTCGTGGCGCGCAGCTATGACCGCGACGTGGACTTCTACATCCCCGTGGCCGAGGTGGAGCGCATCGAGAACGCCCATTACGCCAAACTGCAGGAGGCCGCGTAA